In a genomic window of Longimicrobiaceae bacterium:
- the sufB gene encoding Fe-S cluster assembly protein SufB: protein MPANEAVAQLGLDEYKYGFRDEVEYVFKTRKGLDEEIVRQISAQKNEPEWMLKNRLKALKHAQQRPWPTWGGDLSGLNFDEIYFYIRPSDRVGRSWDEVPEPIKRTFDRLGIPDQERRILAGVGAQYESEVVYHSLKEEWEKQGVIFKSMDDGLREHEDIVREYFGTVVPYRDNLFAAVNTAVWSGGSFVYVPKGVKLDMPLQAYFRINAESMGQFERTLIIVEEGAQVQYIEGCTAPTYAQDSFHSGVIEIIVKDGARCRYTTIQNWSHNVYNLVTQRATVGRDGTMEWVDGNLGSKLTMKYPSCYLMGEGARGEVLSIAYAGNGQHQDAGGKVVHMAPHTSSRIVSKSISKGSGRSSYRGLLKVAPGAHHVKSNVECDALLLDEQARTDTYPYIEIEDDHAQIGHEATVSKIGDEQLFYLMSRGLSEDEAATMVVRGFIEPIAKELPLEYAVELNRLIELEMEGSVG from the coding sequence ATGCCTGCGAATGAAGCAGTCGCCCAGTTGGGGCTAGACGAATACAAGTACGGCTTCCGCGACGAGGTCGAGTACGTCTTCAAGACGCGCAAGGGTCTCGACGAGGAGATCGTGCGGCAGATCTCGGCTCAGAAGAACGAGCCCGAGTGGATGCTGAAGAACCGGCTCAAGGCTCTCAAGCACGCCCAGCAGCGGCCCTGGCCCACCTGGGGCGGCGATCTGTCCGGGCTGAACTTCGACGAGATCTACTTCTACATCCGCCCCTCCGATCGGGTGGGCCGGAGCTGGGACGAGGTACCCGAGCCGATCAAGCGAACCTTCGATCGCCTCGGCATTCCGGATCAGGAGCGGCGCATCCTCGCCGGCGTCGGCGCTCAGTACGAGTCCGAGGTGGTCTACCACTCGCTCAAGGAGGAGTGGGAGAAGCAGGGCGTCATCTTCAAGAGCATGGACGACGGCCTGCGCGAGCACGAGGACATCGTGCGGGAGTACTTCGGCACGGTGGTGCCCTACCGGGACAACCTGTTCGCCGCGGTCAACACGGCCGTGTGGTCGGGCGGGTCGTTCGTCTACGTGCCCAAGGGGGTGAAGCTCGACATGCCCCTCCAGGCCTACTTCCGCATCAACGCGGAGTCGATGGGGCAGTTCGAGCGTACGCTGATCATCGTCGAGGAGGGCGCCCAGGTCCAGTACATCGAAGGGTGCACCGCGCCGACCTATGCCCAGGACTCGTTCCACTCCGGCGTGATCGAGATCATCGTCAAGGACGGGGCGCGCTGCCGCTATACGACCATCCAGAACTGGTCCCACAACGTCTACAACCTGGTGACCCAGCGCGCCACGGTCGGGCGAGACGGAACCATGGAGTGGGTCGACGGCAACTTGGGCTCCAAGCTCACCATGAAGTATCCCTCGTGCTACCTCATGGGCGAGGGAGCTCGTGGCGAGGTGTTGAGCATCGCCTACGCGGGCAACGGGCAGCACCAGGATGCGGGTGGAAAGGTGGTCCACATGGCGCCTCACACTTCCTCGCGCATCGTTTCCAAGTCGATCTCCAAGGGCTCCGGTCGCAGCTCGTATCGCGGACTGCTGAAGGTGGCGCCTGGCGCCCACCACGTGAAGAGCAACGTGGAGTGCGACGCGCTGCTCCTCGACGAGCAGGCGCGGACCGACACCTATCCGTACATCGAGATCGAGGACGATCACGCCCAGATCGGCCACGAGGCCACCGTCTCCAAGATCGGCGACGAGCAGCTCTTCTACCTCATGAGCCGTGGCCTGTCCGAGGACGAGGCAGCCACCATGGTGGTGCGTGGCTTCATCGAGCCCATCGCCAAGGAGCTGCCCCTCGAGTACGCGGTCGAGCTGAACCGCCTGATCGAGCTGGAGATGGAAGGAAGCGTCGGCTGA
- a CDS encoding aldehyde dehydrogenase (NADP(+)): protein MNLLGTSLVPEPAPDEGSSTFRAVSPTTGESLDPAFHEATEATVNRAVHAAAAAFDEYRRTSPERRAVFLRAVADEISALGDLLISRASAETGLPEARLTGERGRTVGQLRLFADVVEESSWVGARIDTALPERTPVPRPDLRRMLVPLGPVGVFAASNFPLAFSVAGGDTASALAAGCPVVLKAHPAHPGTSELTARALLRAAEQTGMPKGVFTLLQGQSHEVGLSLVRHPLIRAIGFTGSLRGGRALYDAAAARPEPIPVYAEMGSVNPVFLLPSALRERADEIAQGLAGSITLGVGQFCTNPGVVVAARGPELDTFLKRLAERISAVPAGPMLYAGICSGYRQGVEALRANPAVEVVAEAADTDVGERLGRAAVFKTRATAFMEQPELRQEVFGPSSLVVVTEDPAETLEVARSLEGQLTATIHGTEEDLHSQRELVELLVQRAGRLIFNGYPTGVEVSHAMQHGGPYPATTAPSTTSVGTAAIERFARPVTYQDFPEAVLPVELRDANERGIWRMVNGELTRDPIRPRD from the coding sequence ATGAACCTCCTCGGCACCAGCCTCGTCCCCGAACCCGCCCCCGATGAGGGGAGCTCCACTTTCCGCGCCGTCTCGCCGACCACCGGCGAGTCGCTGGACCCGGCCTTCCACGAAGCAACGGAGGCCACAGTGAATCGTGCGGTCCATGCGGCCGCAGCGGCGTTCGATGAGTATCGACGCACATCCCCCGAGCGACGAGCGGTCTTCCTGCGGGCCGTTGCCGACGAGATCTCCGCCCTGGGAGACCTGCTTATCTCGCGGGCAAGCGCGGAAACCGGCCTTCCCGAAGCCCGCCTGACCGGCGAGCGTGGGCGAACGGTGGGTCAGCTCCGCCTCTTCGCCGACGTGGTCGAGGAGAGCTCCTGGGTCGGGGCCCGGATCGACACGGCCCTCCCCGAGCGCACGCCGGTCCCCCGTCCCGACCTTCGCCGGATGCTCGTCCCGCTCGGTCCGGTCGGGGTTTTCGCGGCGAGCAACTTCCCCCTGGCCTTTTCCGTGGCCGGGGGGGACACCGCCTCCGCACTCGCCGCGGGCTGTCCGGTGGTCCTGAAGGCGCACCCCGCGCACCCCGGCACCTCCGAGCTCACCGCGCGGGCGCTCCTCCGGGCCGCCGAACAGACGGGGATGCCGAAGGGAGTCTTCACGCTGCTCCAGGGCCAGAGCCACGAAGTGGGGCTGTCCCTGGTGCGGCACCCCCTCATCCGCGCCATCGGGTTCACCGGATCACTGCGGGGCGGCCGCGCGCTGTACGACGCCGCGGCCGCGCGGCCGGAGCCGATACCCGTTTACGCCGAGATGGGGAGCGTCAACCCCGTCTTTCTCCTCCCTTCCGCGCTGCGCGAGCGCGCCGACGAGATCGCCCAGGGGCTCGCCGGCTCGATCACGCTGGGGGTGGGCCAGTTCTGCACCAACCCCGGAGTGGTGGTAGCGGCGCGCGGTCCCGAGCTCGACACCTTCTTGAAACGGCTCGCCGAGAGGATTTCTGCCGTGCCGGCCGGCCCGATGCTCTACGCCGGCATCTGCAGTGGATATCGGCAGGGGGTGGAGGCGCTCCGCGCAAACCCGGCGGTGGAGGTGGTGGCGGAGGCAGCGGATACCGACGTGGGGGAGCGTCTCGGCAGAGCCGCCGTCTTCAAGACGCGCGCGACCGCTTTCATGGAACAGCCGGAGCTTCGTCAGGAGGTGTTCGGCCCCAGCAGCCTGGTGGTCGTCACGGAAGATCCTGCAGAGACGCTCGAGGTCGCGCGTTCCCTGGAAGGGCAACTGACAGCCACGATCCACGGTACCGAGGAGGACCTGCACAGCCAGCGCGAGCTCGTGGAGCTCCTGGTGCAGCGGGCGGGGCGCCTGATCTTCAACGGCTACCCCACGGGAGTCGAGGTCTCTCACGCCATGCAGCACGGCGGACCCTACCCTGCCACGACCGCGCCGTCCACCACCTCCGTCGGCACCGCGGCGATCGAGCGCTTCGCCCGCCCTGTCACCTACCAGGATTTCCCGGAAGCCGTACTCCCGGTCGAGCTTCGCGACGCCAACGAGCGCGGGATCTGGAGGATGGTGAACGGGGAGCTCACCCGCGATCCCATCAGGCCACGCGATTGA
- a CDS encoding fumarylacetoacetate hydrolase family protein, which translates to MKVYRTSAGTVAEVDGEHFALERVAWSGLFTTADPVAVVRRAVAALPEGSERAQPTREELLAPIDRQEVWAAGVTYLRSRTARMEESRDAGGGTFYDRVYNAERPELFFKATAGRVVSPGREVRIRADSRWNVPEPELALVINAQGRIVGYTIGNDMSSRDIEGENPLYLPQAKCYDGSCALGPGVLLAEKPLPGSTEISMDVLRGGRTIFSGSTTLSQMKRSPDELVEYLYRELSFPYGCILMTGTGIIPPDDFTLLGGDEIRITVPPIGTLVNRVA; encoded by the coding sequence ATGAAGGTGTACCGGACTTCGGCAGGAACGGTGGCCGAGGTAGATGGCGAGCACTTCGCGCTGGAGCGGGTCGCATGGTCGGGTCTCTTCACCACGGCCGACCCTGTAGCGGTCGTCAGGCGGGCGGTGGCGGCGCTGCCGGAGGGATCGGAGCGGGCCCAGCCCACCCGGGAGGAGCTGCTGGCGCCAATCGATCGGCAGGAGGTCTGGGCGGCGGGCGTAACCTATCTGCGCAGCCGCACTGCGCGCATGGAAGAATCTCGCGACGCCGGTGGCGGCACCTTTTACGACCGGGTGTACAACGCTGAACGCCCGGAGCTGTTCTTCAAGGCCACGGCTGGGCGAGTGGTGAGCCCCGGCCGCGAGGTGCGCATCCGAGCCGATTCCAGGTGGAACGTTCCCGAGCCCGAGCTGGCGCTGGTGATCAATGCTCAGGGGAGGATCGTGGGGTACACGATCGGGAACGACATGAGCTCGCGCGACATCGAGGGAGAGAACCCGCTCTATCTCCCGCAGGCCAAGTGCTACGACGGGTCCTGCGCCCTGGGACCCGGCGTGCTGCTCGCGGAGAAGCCGCTCCCCGGCAGCACCGAGATCTCCATGGACGTGCTGCGAGGAGGCCGCACGATTTTCTCCGGTTCCACCACGCTGTCGCAGATGAAGCGGTCGCCGGACGAGCTGGTGGAGTACCTCTACCGCGAGCTGAGCTTTCCGTACGGCTGCATCCTGATGACCGGGACCGGGATCATCCCGCCCGACGACTTCACTCTGTTGGGCGGTGACGAGATCCGCATCACCGTGCCTCCGATCGGAACGTTGGTCAATCGCGTGGCCTGA
- a CDS encoding glycoside hydrolase family 140 protein: MPSRPFLLRAGTLLRVVIPLVVLPSTVITQACAQGAQEGAPPLFTGPSVDLSHGPLRVSDDGRRLVHADGTPFFWLGDTAWHLFHRLDREEAEVYLEDRRSKGFNVIQAVVLAEHGGLTVPNPYGDLPLHDNDPTRPVEAYFEHVDFIVQRAAEKGMFIGMLPTWGDKFNQRWGEGPEIFTPENARVYGEFLARRYSGKPIIWILGGDRNPETEEHLAIIRAMAAGIEAGWDGDPVITYHPMGSSASSTWFHEDEWLDLNLFQSGHSARDIANYSMTLHDLALQPAKPVVDGEPRYEDHPVDWNPEKGWFDDFDVRQAAYWSVLSGAAGHTYGNHDIWQMWEPGREPISSARTPWREALEHPGSRQMGILRRLMESGPFLQLIPDTTSLRSGRGEGAGHQVAARARDGSILYAYTPLGEQIAVATDWAPTARLRASWFDPRTGARTAIGTVPRGGEHRFDPPGEVGRGNDWVLLLEAEAGAPRGA; encoded by the coding sequence ATGCCATCTCGTCCGTTCCTCCTTCGTGCGGGCACGCTTCTGCGCGTTGTCATCCCGCTCGTCGTCCTGCCAAGCACCGTCATCACTCAGGCGTGCGCACAGGGCGCACAGGAAGGTGCTCCCCCGCTCTTCACCGGCCCCTCGGTCGATCTGAGCCATGGGCCGTTGCGGGTCTCGGACGACGGTCGGAGGCTGGTGCACGCCGACGGTACGCCCTTCTTCTGGTTGGGCGATACCGCATGGCATCTGTTCCACCGGCTCGACCGGGAAGAAGCGGAGGTATATCTGGAGGATCGCCGCAGCAAAGGCTTCAACGTGATCCAGGCGGTTGTGCTCGCCGAGCACGGCGGACTGACCGTTCCGAACCCCTACGGAGATCTCCCCCTCCACGACAATGACCCGACTCGCCCCGTCGAAGCCTACTTCGAGCACGTGGACTTCATCGTCCAGCGTGCCGCGGAGAAGGGGATGTTCATCGGGATGCTGCCGACCTGGGGAGACAAGTTCAACCAGCGCTGGGGCGAGGGCCCGGAGATCTTCACGCCGGAGAACGCCCGCGTCTACGGAGAGTTCCTGGCGCGCCGCTACAGCGGGAAGCCGATCATCTGGATTCTCGGCGGGGATCGAAACCCGGAGACTGAGGAGCATCTCGCCATCATCCGCGCGATGGCGGCCGGCATCGAGGCCGGGTGGGATGGCGATCCGGTGATCACCTACCATCCGATGGGTTCCAGCGCCTCGTCGACCTGGTTCCACGAGGACGAGTGGCTCGACCTGAACCTGTTCCAGTCGGGCCACTCCGCGCGCGACATCGCGAACTATTCAATGACGCTGCACGACCTTGCGCTGCAGCCCGCCAAGCCGGTGGTGGACGGTGAACCGCGCTACGAAGACCACCCGGTCGATTGGAATCCGGAGAAGGGTTGGTTCGACGACTTCGACGTGCGACAGGCGGCCTACTGGTCCGTGCTGTCCGGGGCGGCGGGGCACACCTACGGCAATCACGACATCTGGCAAATGTGGGAGCCCGGGCGGGAGCCGATCTCGTCCGCCCGCACGCCCTGGCGGGAGGCGCTGGAGCACCCCGGTTCGCGTCAGATGGGCATCCTGCGCCGATTGATGGAATCGGGACCGTTTCTACAGTTAATCCCCGATACCACGTCGCTGCGCTCGGGCCGCGGTGAGGGCGCCGGCCACCAGGTGGCGGCGCGTGCCCGGGACGGGAGCATCCTCTACGCGTACACCCCGCTGGGTGAGCAGATCGCGGTGGCGACGGACTGGGCCCCTACTGCGAGGCTGCGGGCCAGCTGGTTCGATCCTCGAACCGGTGCGCGGACCGCCATCGGCACCGTGCCCCGCGGCGGAGAGCACAGGTTCGATCCCCCGGGGGAGGTAGGTCGAGGCAACGACTGGGTGCTCCTCCTCGAGGCGGAGGCGGGGGCGCCTCGAGGAGCGTGA
- the sufC gene encoding Fe-S cluster assembly ATPase SufC, whose amino-acid sequence MAEPLLQVVNLHAEIAEEGTEILRGVDLEIGEGEIHAIMGPNGSGKSTLSKVISGHPAYEVTDGDILFRGESILDMEPDERAQAGIFLAFQYPVEIPGVSIANFMRTALNAKRGEEIDIFEFQDLLLEKMEMLDMDPEFAERSVNEGFSGGEKKRNEILQLALLEPTLAVMDETDSGLDIDALKVVSAGINKIKAQHEKDMSVLLITHYQRMLNYVKPDFVHVMVDGRIIRSGGPELALELEEKGYEWARELTTA is encoded by the coding sequence ATGGCTGAACCCCTGCTTCAGGTCGTGAATCTCCACGCGGAGATCGCAGAAGAAGGTACGGAGATCCTGCGTGGCGTGGACCTCGAGATCGGGGAGGGGGAGATTCATGCGATCATGGGGCCGAACGGCTCCGGCAAGAGCACCCTCTCCAAGGTGATCTCCGGGCATCCCGCCTACGAGGTGACGGACGGGGACATCCTCTTCCGCGGGGAGAGCATCCTGGACATGGAGCCGGACGAGCGCGCGCAGGCGGGCATCTTCCTCGCCTTCCAGTACCCGGTCGAGATCCCTGGCGTCTCCATCGCCAACTTCATGCGCACCGCGCTCAACGCGAAGCGCGGTGAGGAGATCGACATCTTCGAGTTCCAGGATCTGCTGCTGGAGAAGATGGAGATGCTGGATATGGACCCCGAGTTCGCCGAGCGTTCGGTGAATGAAGGCTTCTCCGGTGGCGAGAAGAAGCGCAACGAGATCCTCCAGCTCGCGCTGCTCGAGCCCACCCTGGCGGTGATGGACGAGACCGACTCGGGGCTCGACATCGACGCGCTCAAGGTCGTCTCCGCCGGAATCAACAAGATCAAGGCGCAGCATGAGAAGGACATGTCCGTGCTGCTGATCACGCACTATCAGCGCATGCTGAACTACGTGAAGCCGGACTTCGTGCACGTCATGGTAGACGGGCGGATCATCCGCTCCGGCGGGCCGGAGCTGGCGCTGGAGCTCGAGGAGAAGGGGTACGAGTGGGCCCGTGAGCTCACCACCGCGTGA
- a CDS encoding patatin-like phospholipase family protein, translating to MTSPESVLAIPPTPPRTILVLGGGGMKGIAHIGAWKALEEAGIVPDAIVGTSIGALIGACLAGGMGWRELSEVARRLKRQDIVSVNRRAMWLGGVREPAVFEGEHFLNYIRRSLPVQDFAELRIPFRLNAVSLVSGEEVWFGTDKRADVPLAEAVYASCALPMYFAPARIGDDVLVDGGILDVFPVRQALEWGAERVIGVDVGSDFLPPSVGYFEQGMLAIHDRVLNLNLQEQRARCLEELKDAPLLYIRPKIGHLHSFDFERTQFFLEEGYLAAREALRDAAAA from the coding sequence ATGACCTCACCCGAGTCGGTACTGGCCATCCCACCGACTCCCCCGCGGACGATTCTCGTGCTGGGAGGCGGTGGGATGAAGGGCATTGCTCACATCGGGGCCTGGAAGGCGCTCGAGGAGGCGGGGATCGTGCCGGATGCCATCGTGGGAACGAGCATCGGCGCGCTCATCGGCGCGTGCCTGGCGGGCGGGATGGGGTGGCGAGAGCTTTCTGAAGTGGCGCGGCGGCTGAAGCGCCAGGACATCGTTTCGGTGAACCGGCGCGCGATGTGGCTGGGGGGCGTGCGCGAGCCGGCAGTCTTCGAGGGAGAACACTTTCTCAACTACATCCGCCGTTCCCTTCCGGTCCAGGACTTCGCTGAGCTGCGCATTCCCTTCCGCCTGAATGCGGTCTCGCTGGTGTCCGGAGAGGAGGTATGGTTCGGCACCGACAAGCGCGCCGACGTCCCGCTGGCAGAGGCCGTGTATGCGTCGTGCGCGCTGCCGATGTATTTTGCGCCGGCCCGAATCGGGGACGACGTGCTCGTCGACGGCGGTATTCTCGACGTCTTTCCGGTGCGACAGGCGCTCGAATGGGGGGCGGAGCGGGTCATCGGGGTGGATGTCGGCTCCGACTTCCTTCCCCCCAGCGTGGGCTACTTCGAGCAGGGGATGCTGGCCATCCACGACCGGGTGCTCAACCTGAACCTGCAGGAGCAACGTGCGCGCTGCCTGGAAGAGCTGAAGGATGCGCCGCTCCTGTACATCCGACCGAAGATCGGCCACCTGCACAGCTTTGATTTCGAGCGCACGCAGTTCTTCCTCGAAGAAGGCTACCTCGCGGCGCGAGAGGCGCTGCGTGATGCGGCAGCAGCCTGA
- a CDS encoding PDZ domain-containing protein: protein MKARACMLAAGALFLLVAAHPLSAQEEAPRRGWLGFTYTADDDGGDESIRIERVYPGSPAATAGLREGDRIVRWNGDEDVQGVLENLRLAPGDTVRLRVRRGDERDRDMLVIADQRPPSAIARFDLPRPPGASQEEWERWQEELHEYQEKLGRLRDRPWAGVSPEEWERLQEELERSRVELQRQFREFGPMRGWKGDSIAFFWRNRFRLDSLAVHADSLQKELRAKLRTELGPAIRSLDEDVVVVVPGGGSPRVFALGRRAVAGAEFEEMNDGLSSYFGTDEGLLVLRVAEGTPADRAGLEAGDVVLEANDRPVRSVEQLRAIVARAGDRTDREIRLEVLRERQRRDLTIRWE, encoded by the coding sequence ATGAAAGCGCGAGCCTGCATGCTAGCCGCTGGAGCGCTGTTCCTGCTGGTCGCCGCGCACCCCCTCTCCGCACAGGAGGAGGCACCGCGGCGCGGTTGGCTGGGCTTCACCTATACCGCAGACGACGACGGGGGCGACGAATCGATCCGCATCGAGCGCGTCTATCCTGGCTCTCCTGCCGCGACGGCAGGGCTACGCGAGGGCGATCGTATCGTCCGCTGGAACGGCGACGAAGATGTGCAGGGCGTGCTCGAAAACCTGCGTCTGGCCCCGGGCGATACCGTTCGCTTGCGGGTACGTCGCGGTGACGAGCGCGATCGGGACATGCTGGTCATCGCGGACCAGCGCCCGCCCAGCGCGATCGCCCGCTTCGATCTACCGCGCCCACCGGGTGCCTCGCAGGAGGAGTGGGAGCGCTGGCAGGAGGAGCTACACGAGTATCAGGAAAAGCTCGGCCGCCTCAGAGACCGCCCCTGGGCCGGCGTGTCGCCGGAAGAATGGGAGCGACTGCAGGAAGAGCTGGAGAGGAGCCGAGTCGAGCTGCAGCGCCAGTTCCGTGAGTTCGGCCCCATGAGGGGCTGGAAGGGGGACAGCATTGCTTTCTTCTGGCGCAACCGGTTCAGGCTCGACAGTCTGGCGGTCCACGCCGACAGCTTGCAGAAGGAGCTACGGGCGAAGCTGCGCACGGAGCTCGGCCCCGCCATCCGCTCTCTGGACGAGGATGTTGTGGTGGTTGTCCCGGGCGGGGGCAGTCCACGCGTCTTCGCCCTGGGTCGGCGGGCGGTGGCAGGCGCCGAGTTCGAGGAGATGAACGACGGATTGTCCAGCTACTTCGGAACGGACGAAGGACTGCTGGTGCTCCGAGTGGCCGAGGGGACCCCGGCCGATCGTGCCGGGCTCGAGGCAGGAGACGTCGTTCTCGAGGCGAACGACCGCCCGGTCCGCAGCGTGGAGCAGCTACGCGCAATCGTGGCGCGCGCGGGAGATCGGACCGACCGCGAGATCCGCCTGGAAGTGCTCAGGGAGCGGCAGCGTCGCGACCTGACGATTCGCTGGGAGTAG
- a CDS encoding HDOD domain-containing protein, with protein MNTMLAREPIFDHQEKIIGYQIFHRDRDAEASNHAALDALLESGVDRLTKGNIAFLNVTREMLLTGAVELLDRRGVVLVIDGAESDPGVIARCQQYADLGYHLALDLDFSGEPQEELLDVVEVARVDVRETTGDGLRLLAGELRARRLQLVAEGVSNARMRDDCARLGFRMFQGYAFNQPEEISQRDLAVEHLRAFRLLKDLRNPDVEDAQIIEAFHRDPGLTYRFLRMVNSAAVGGVEITSISYAIRLMGREALARWLSLLLLVPFSTSGVSAEIAAAAVVRARHCELLAEPVGRPWAADTLFTLGLFSRLDLLLETSIEHIVEQIPFAEELKAALLSREGPDGEVLALVEAYEAGRWDEMEALASALQIPVEEVSRLYLEALPWGNARITEESIPIPVRERAEPEPDPEPATRHPTAMRGLLQRMRSFLRWPRRLAASR; from the coding sequence ATGAACACCATGCTTGCCCGCGAGCCGATCTTCGACCACCAGGAGAAGATCATCGGCTACCAGATCTTTCATCGCGACCGCGATGCAGAGGCCTCGAACCACGCTGCGCTCGACGCCCTCCTCGAATCTGGTGTGGACCGGCTGACCAAGGGAAACATTGCTTTCCTCAACGTCACGCGTGAGATGCTGCTCACCGGCGCGGTGGAGCTGCTCGACCGGCGGGGCGTGGTGCTGGTGATCGACGGCGCCGAGAGCGATCCGGGAGTGATCGCCCGTTGCCAGCAGTACGCCGACCTCGGGTATCACCTGGCACTCGACCTCGATTTTTCGGGCGAGCCCCAGGAGGAGTTGCTGGACGTCGTGGAGGTGGCCCGCGTCGACGTACGCGAAACCACCGGTGACGGACTGCGGCTGCTGGCGGGGGAGCTACGGGCTCGGCGGCTGCAACTCGTTGCCGAGGGGGTGTCGAACGCCCGCATGCGCGACGACTGCGCTCGGCTGGGATTTCGCATGTTCCAGGGCTACGCCTTCAACCAGCCCGAGGAAATCTCCCAGCGTGACCTGGCGGTGGAGCACCTCCGCGCCTTCCGGCTGCTGAAGGATCTCCGCAACCCCGACGTCGAGGACGCGCAGATCATCGAAGCCTTCCACCGCGATCCGGGCCTCACCTACCGCTTCCTGCGCATGGTAAACTCGGCGGCGGTCGGCGGCGTCGAGATCACTTCGATCTCGTACGCGATCCGGTTGATGGGACGCGAGGCGCTCGCCCGCTGGCTGTCGCTGCTGTTGCTGGTTCCCTTCAGCACCTCCGGGGTCAGCGCAGAGATCGCTGCCGCCGCGGTGGTGCGCGCGCGTCACTGCGAGCTGCTGGCGGAGCCGGTTGGTCGCCCCTGGGCCGCCGACACCCTCTTCACCCTCGGTCTCTTCTCGCGCCTGGACCTGCTGCTCGAGACCTCCATCGAGCATATCGTGGAGCAGATTCCCTTCGCCGAGGAGCTGAAGGCGGCGCTGCTCTCACGCGAGGGACCCGACGGCGAGGTACTGGCACTGGTGGAGGCCTACGAAGCGGGGCGGTGGGACGAGATGGAGGCGCTTGCCAGCGCCCTGCAGATCCCGGTCGAGGAGGTCAGCCGCCTGTACCTCGAAGCGCTCCCGTGGGGGAATGCACGCATCACGGAGGAATCGATCCCGATTCCCGTGCGCGAGCGGGCGGAGCCGGAGCCTGATCCAGAGCCGGCAACCCGGCACCCCACGGCGATGCGCGGGCTGCTCCAGCGGATGCGCTCCTTCCTGCGCTGGCCACGCCGGCTTGCCGCCAGCCGCTGA
- a CDS encoding ABC transporter ATP-binding protein gives MIRIAGVTHVYRRPWQLRSSVRALDGLDLEIEAGSAVGLIGLNGAGKTTLIRLLLGYLSPTSGRISINGLPPRHYVENHGIGYVPERVSIPRQWTVEQALRAYALLGNVGDDLPVRLAVTLREQGLDTVRNRRTRELSKGNLQRLAIGQAMLCDRKLLILDEPTDGLDPLGIAELRALIGRWRAADPERVIVVASHHLPFVEQVVDRIVVLHQGKLIAELAPREGSSLEDAFLRLVGEEGRAA, from the coding sequence ATGATCCGGATTGCGGGGGTCACCCATGTTTATCGGCGGCCGTGGCAGCTCCGGTCTTCCGTTCGCGCTCTCGACGGGCTCGACCTGGAGATCGAAGCCGGGTCCGCCGTGGGATTGATCGGTCTGAACGGAGCCGGCAAGACGACGCTGATCCGGCTGCTGCTCGGGTATCTGAGCCCCACCTCCGGTCGGATCAGCATCAATGGCCTCCCCCCGCGTCACTACGTGGAGAATCACGGCATCGGGTACGTCCCGGAGCGCGTGTCGATCCCGCGGCAATGGACGGTGGAGCAGGCACTCCGCGCCTACGCCCTGCTCGGGAACGTGGGCGACGACCTACCGGTCCGCCTGGCTGTCACCCTGCGGGAACAGGGTCTGGACACCGTCCGAAATCGGCGCACGCGGGAGCTCTCGAAGGGGAACCTGCAGAGGCTGGCGATCGGGCAGGCGATGCTCTGCGACCGCAAGCTGCTGATCCTCGACGAGCCGACTGATGGGCTCGACCCGCTGGGCATCGCCGAGCTGCGCGCCCTGATCGGGCGCTGGCGTGCCGCCGATCCCGAGCGAGTGATCGTGGTGGCTTCGCACCACCTCCCCTTCGTAGAGCAGGTGGTCGACCGGATTGTCGTCCTCCACCAGGGCAAACTGATCGCGGAGCTCGCCCCGCGGGAGGGATCCTCGCTCGAAGACGCCTTTTTGCGGTTGGTGGGGGAGGAGGGTCGGGCGGCGTGA